One segment of Bacteroidales bacterium DNA contains the following:
- a CDS encoding type II toxin-antitoxin system RelB/DinJ family antitoxin: MSKTEIIEVNIEPKLKHEVEEILQRLGLTASDAIDLFYRQIRQNKGIPFQVKIPNATT, translated from the coding sequence ATGTCGAAAACAGAAATAATAGAGGTAAACATCGAACCCAAATTAAAGCATGAAGTGGAAGAAATCCTGCAACGACTGGGGTTGACCGCTTCGGATGCAATTGACCTGTTCTACCGGCAGATTCGTCAGAACAAAGGAATTCCTTTTCAGGTGAAAATTCCTAACGCAACAACC